The genomic region TCTTTGTAAGCGCTGATCGCTTTATTCCTTACTTCTAACATTAATTTCATGCTTGTTTCAGCCTTGCCAATAGCTATAGCAGCTTGATGTAAATCCTTAATCTGCCCACTTGCCATATCTGCCAAAGCTTTATCTGAAGTTTCTTGAGCAAGGTTAAGCTCATCAATAGATTTTTTTAAAAGTTCAGAAAATTCGCCTTTTGTGCCCCCTGTTTTTCCACCCGATACAGAAGAAGCACCTAAGTTTGGCTTAGTAAGCGTTATATCATTTTTGATATTTTCCATTTTAATTCCTTGATTAAGCTTCTTAAGCTTGCAGCATCACAATGGCATTATTTGCCATATTTTTTGCACTTTGAAAAGCAGCTACGTTTGCTTGATATGCCCTGGTCGCTTCAATCAAATCTGCCATTTCAACGACAGGATTCACATTGGGGTAAGCTACATAGCCCTCTGCATTTGCATCCGGATTGCCCGGTTCGTATTTCATCAAAGGCTCTCTATCATCACGAACAATTTTATCTACATACACACTCATTATAGCAGGTTTTGGTAATTTTCCGAAATCACCTTCATCAAGAGGATCTTCATAGATTGCATGATCGTTATTCTTTGCAAGTTTAGCATTCAAGACCTTATTAAAATCAAATGCCTTAAACACGACTTCTTGACGTCTGTAAGGACCTCCTTCATCTGTTCTGGTTGTATTGGCATTAGCAATATTTGAAGAGATAACATTGACTCGAAATCTT from Helicobacter sp. 11S03491-1 harbors:
- the fliE gene encoding flagellar hook-basal body complex protein FliE, which produces MENIKNDITLTKPNLGASSVSGGKTGGTKGEFSELLKKSIDELNLAQETSDKALADMASGQIKDLHQAAIAIGKAETSMKLMLEVRNKAISAYKEILRTQI
- the flgC gene encoding flagellar basal body rod protein FlgC; the encoded protein is MAFLSGFDISGYGLSAQRFRVNVISSNIANANTTRTDEGGPYRRQEVVFKAFDFNKVLNAKLAKNNDHAIYEDPLDEGDFGKLPKPAIMSVYVDKIVRDDREPLMKYEPGNPDANAEGYVAYPNVNPVVEMADLIEATRAYQANVAAFQSAKNMANNAIVMLQA